The DNA segment TCTCTGTGCTCACACATCATTGTTTTATAACACTGGTGACTGAGGCATAGCAATTTATAATCTGTTCTTTAGCAAAAAGTTTAATATATGTGAAATAACCATTTTGACAAGTTCAAGGTTCATTTTAAATGCTCTTAAGCATGTGTGATATACATAAAGCCCTGAAAACACTGAACGATTTTATGTTGTTTCAAAAGATACAAAAATACAActcaaaaaatacaaatacaacCTGTTGAGGTCCAGGTTATCTCTGGCAGATAAAGTATGTTTTTCATGCTGATCTGCTAACTTAAGTTGAATAAAATACAGTGCACTGGAACTTCAAAATATGCCAAGTTATACTGTGCCAGGTAAAGCAAAACCTAAAAACCCACACATTCTACTTTATGTAGTGAGACATTCACATTCAAGCCACTGatctaaattaaaattagtgatgaaaattaaatgtccCCATGATAGAACTTTAATTCTAGCATGGGAGCAATACCATTTCATGAACACAGCCCAAACTTATgccaatataaaaatatcaagAATCATAGATAGCACTTTTGCAAAGGTCAGAACTCAAAGGTCAAATGAGTCTCCCTTGACAAAAAGTCcacactatttaaaaattattttgatgttAATATCTTCCTGTCTACCAATGAACTTGtgttctttctgaaaatcttcCAAGCATTACTTTCCCTGGTATTAATATTTGGAATGTTGCCTTATCAAAATGCCCCTTTTCTTGCAGGAATTCCGTTTTAACTGTGGAAgacaaaaacaccaaaccctTCAAAAGAAAGATTTATGGTTAGCTAGTTAGTTCAGTATGGCTAGTTTTAGCACAGCTAGTTTCCTAGGGTTATAAAGTGGCTTTTTCTTACATGAGGgctttttacaaataaaatgctgctgtatGAAAGGTTATGGAACggtgagagaaaacagcaacaaggCACTTCCTTACTtggtgcaagaaagagcaatttattgaaggaagccaTGGCTTTAAATAAGGTACTtcgtgaaaaacaaaacacaaacagttCATTggacagagaaagagacacctcttctccctggctttTTCATGGATCTAGCAggtgtttatttctgttatgATTCTTTGCCTTATGTTTAGAGTAAAGAAAAGTctctagcctgggaaaaatcctggctggagctgagaacgtttgaaaaaaactgagaaaaagactcagaacctgagaaaaaggcctggctgaaatgtgcctaggccttcagcagcGTCCACAACGAAACAGTATTTTCAGCCTCGGCATCGTTCAGTGTAATAAGAGCTTGGAATAACTGTCATTTTGGAATAACCGTCATTTTAGAATAGTTGTCAGGTATAGAAGGTATCATCTAGGTACCACCCCAAATCTGTTCATCCCGACCACACGGAGCTCGTGgtctccccctgcccccccgCTGGGCGCGCCGTCTCACCTGGCAGCTGCCGGGGGTCGGCGGGGCGGCCGGTGGCCGTGCCGGTCAGCACCACGCCGTCGGCCAGGAACAGCTGGGCAGCGGCCGCCGTCTGCGCCACGCTGACATCGGCCGTCAGGGCGTGGGCACTGCggggacacagccacagcctgtcACACACCCGGGCGCAGGCAGCCTGCCCGCCCcgagctgctggcacagcccctgggccGCCCGAGCGGGAGTGaaatccagcctggaactgaTCGGCCGCTGCTCCGGTCCCCTGGCTCTAGAGAGCTGTGCTAAGTGTGAACCACCAAGCGTCAATTGAGGCAGCTGCTTACGTGTCAAGCACCTCTGTCTCAGAAGTGttgagcacacagagctctctgGCTTCAAGTGGGAGTCGTGGATGTGTCCTCATTCATAAATCGGATCCTGTTGCCTAGGACAGAATCAACAACCTCCACAAGCCCAACTAACAGAAAGTATAGTTAATACCTATGATATAACCACAGGAATCATCTCACACGGCAATTACAAACATCAATTACACCTGCATCCCAGCTGTTCAACAGCAGGCCTTGATGTATGGGTGACACACTGTGTCTGAAACCTATTGCAATAGCAGCTATTAATTTATGTGGTCCCAGACTTGGAGGGAATTCCAGCCATTGCTGGTTGAACATCCAACACTGTCGTTTCTGTATTTGAATAGAAAGCAGCTATGGCAAACGTTGCACTGCTGAGTGGTGATGGCACAAGAACAGTTTCTCCTCATTTAAAGAACAGGAGCGTAGCAGCTCTCAGtggcagctgcatttttctacattaaaaagCTCAACCAACAAGTCCTTCAACATCTCCTTCTGAGCTTATGTTTCTGCCTGAAACTTCTTTGCCTTTCTTAAAGGCCAACTCTTTAAAAAACGGGAAGTGTAATCCAAATATAAATTCATCAATTGTCAAGACCAAAAGTAAAAATGACATGATACAATTTCATTTGCAGAAACTCTAATGCAATGtatttgcatttatatatatacatatttatatatataaacataaaaaaatcatcagaaagAAACTGCTCTGAAAGGACCTGAAAAGCTTCATCTGACCACCACTgcattgtttcctttctcttttgaaattaCCTGCTTATTACATATTTAAGATCTTCCAAACTTGATTATTCTCATGATTGCTCACATACTacacacaaacattttaattagGTTATTTAGCATGTATAATACATAGCACTTGAGTAGtttttctggggggaaaaaaaaaaacaaatccaaagaGTGACATCTAAATAGCAGAAAGTACCATGTGACAGGTAAGATAAAGTATAAGCAGAAGAGAAACTGGATTTATCTGTCATAAGTTCCTTCTGTTTGATAATCATAGAACATAACCCTTACATAGACAGCACTGATTTAAGTAGCAGGAATCAGGATTATtggcaggaaggagaagaaagagaagagctttttaaaatgccaaaatattATCACTTGGATGCTTTTATATGGCAACTGCCTTCACAACTAAAAAATAACCTTGGATATGTaactttcagaaacaaaacttcTTTAAACATAATAGACATACACATGCAGACAAAGTCTCAATACCAGATGTAAGGCTTTTATAGCTGGTATACTGAAAACCTGAAGGTTAAACAACTACAAACTTCACAGATAAAGCAACTTGCAACTTACAgatgcaaatttatttttaaatgtatccCCTTATAGCACTGCAAgttaaataataacaataatgcTTAAATAATAAACTTCTCCCTGTATGATTAACTTGCCTGGAAGAAaattgacattaaaaaaaaatcagaaaatgaagaaaaatctaagATCATGAtttcattcatattttcataaaattttgcttgtatttacctatgtttctttttaatatcaGCAAAAATCTGAATGTTGTCTGCTCCGATCTGTTTCCTGTATCGTAGCAAGTCACCTGCACAGGCGTTTATAATCCCTTCATCAGCCACATGAGAAAACACAAATCCTTCAGCCCGGATAAAATCAAGACCTGAAAACAGTCCAAAGCAACATTTCAGCTAAAACtgagaactggaaaagaaaaacactaaaacccaaacaaaaatccaccttactgcccttcccttcccaacACAAATTGTTTCATGTGCTCTAGGACTAACCATCACCTTTCCacatattttccattctttatttttgtccCTATTCTCTCTTATTCCCATCTCACTGCTTTCAGCTCCCATCTCTCCCCCCGACCCCACCAGttttcccccagcccctggctcccTTTGCTCCCTCAGTTTGTTCCTGTGTGGCTCAGAACAGGCAGCTGCACACCCTGCCTGCCTCCTGCCATGATGTGCCAGACAGAGAAGTAGGTGGGTCAAAACACTGCTCCATTATTCCAATGACGTGTTTTCTCTCCAAAAACTGTCATTAACTTgcatctcttccttctttccacAAACTTTCACTGTATTACTGCTTTTCTGATATCTATTCCCCTGTTAAATAGGCCTGAAGTTGGTCATCAGGTCAAAAGCATCAAGGCCAGAGTAATAGCTCTGCCATCTTTCTTTAGGAAATTAGGCAAGAAAACACATCCTAGAACATGTTATATGCAACCCAAGTGACTCCATCTGAATGTAGAGTGTGTTTCCTACACAGCACCACATCAACAAATTGCTTTTAGAGCTGTGCCAAAGGCTTAAGAAGAGTCAAACGTTTGCCATTCTCCTCCAACCACCAATTCTGCCATACCTTAGTAACTTGGGTCCCACCATATTCATTAAATTTTGTCACTAGAAAGGTTTTGTGGTTTGGATAGTGAAGAGGAAGATTATAAATTGTAATTACTTCACATGGGCCAATCATTGACATTCAGGGGCCCCCTCCACAGCCTTGAAATATCTCTGTTGTAAGACTGAAGCCTTGGACCACAGAGCAATAAGCCCACAGCTGTGAGGCACAAGATTTAATTCTGACTCCTTTATTGCACTCCCCACTTCTCTCCTGTCTTTCATTAGCCCTGAACCTGTCACTTAAAACCTGCCTCTTTTACACATCTGTGTAAAAGCTCTGCACTCATCTTGTGCAGTTTTGCTGTTCTTCCAGCTTGCTTTGGAGGTGTCTTCCTAAGCCCTGCTGAAGCTCTGCTAGTGCTCCAGCTTTGGAGTCAGATGCACATTTAATTAGAGCTGACATCATACAAAGGAAAGCAATGCATGTGGAAACAGTCATCAAGAATGCAATCCTACCCACCAGAGAACTGATCAGACAACAGAGGCATTACCTTAGTACATTCCAACTATAAACATAGATGATCTTGAAAATTTATTTACCAAATGGCAAGGtgtctgtttattttaaaattccagtttcATTCCAAAAGCCCTGAAGTTGCAGAAACAGAAGCTTGTGTCTGATAGAGAAGAGCCTGTATTGCTTAGCAACACAGACTCCAGCTAACAAGAAACATCACAGATGGATGCCAAATCAAATGCAAGCTGTCCTGTGCCTTGAGATTAGCAAGTGCAAAGCATGGAGTAGTCTCAGGATCCAAAGGCAAGAGTGTGCCACAAGTACCATTGCAGGTGCTTGTAGACCCTGGGTGATAAACAGTGCAAATAGCTAAACTGAGATTTCTACAGCTAGGAGCAAAAGCTATAGCTTGTCATTGCATCACCCAAGCTTACAGTACAATTCAGAGTTatgtaacaaaaaatatttatctaatCACAAGACTAGGGGTGAGCCTAGAAACATGTGACACTTTCACAGCAAATCAAGGTTTAACTCAGGACAGGCCCTTCAttgcataatttaatttattaaagtCACTGCTTACACATTGTTTGTTGATGCTTGGTTTGTGTTTCCTTAGTGCAGTAATATAAGACTTTCTGCTAAATATTGGATTGTACTTAGTTTAACAAGGCTGCACTCTCAATCTGGCTTTTTGGAGGccatgaaaatacaaatttttacCAAGTGTAATAGGTGCAGGCACCATATCATTACCCTTCTGTTTTATGAAGCCATAATCAGATTCTGCTAATGAATTCATTTTTATGCTCATAAAATTCTGAGAATGATACTACTGCTTACTTTCACATTTGGCAAGTTGAAAAGTAATAGCTGTTGGATAGTTAATAGGCAGTCCCATTTCTGACTTGTATGGGAACAACACATTTTGTAGTTTCTGGAAAAAGAATAGGGAATATccaatgaaaattaataaacagaACTCTTAGGGGAGCATTGAGTTTGTCAGCTGTTGACATTGGAGgcactgtgtgtctgtgctgcaaaAATACTTCTCAGGTCCCTGTTTTgcagcagcccctcctgtgctcagcatgggctgcaggcacaggagcagggtcTGCACACTCCCAGCAGGATTCACAGCACCCCCTGCCTTTCACAGCACCTGTgggtgctccctgctgcagttctCAGCTGAGCTGCCTCCCCTCACCACTGCATTAATATGGTGGCAGTAAAAAACGACAGCAAAAACCATAGCACACAACTCTGCCTAATTCTGTCTTACCCTAAACCGTATTGTGGATGATAGCAGGTGAATTCCCACTCTGCTGGtacaggagggaaaggaatggCCTCAGACAGCAATGCTGTGTTTACAAAAGACGTGGAGAAACGTGGGATATCTCCTGACATGGAGCCTCATTTCAGCTATCAACTGTGCCATCATCACTGATGAAGACTGACTCAGAACTGGAATTTCAGTAACTTGattcttaaaggaaaaagggCAGCTTCAGGAAGAGATGCAGTTGGACTAGACGACTGTTTAAAGACTCTTCCAACtgaaccattttttttccaaattgatGATAAGATAAACTTAAAAATTGAACCCTGATTCATGGTGAGTGAGCTAGGCTCATGATGCTACAGTCTTTGCTCAAGCTAGTTGAGCTCCTAGTCACACTGCAGACCTGTGGATTTCCCTCCACCCTCTACGAAATCAAATCATTACCTTCTCCTAGAGACCAGCTATGAACTCCCTGTGTGGTTCTCTTAGGAACAGTTATTCCTACCAAAGACAGAGATTTCcacagggaaaatgaaatgaCAGTAGAGTAGGCAGAGGATGCTCCATATGGTTTTTAGCTAGAACACCTTCAGCAAGTTATTTTTGTAGTGAAAGTACACAGGACTTGCTTTGTTAATAGTCACCCTGTTAAAACTGTATTGACATTAAAGTCACTACTAAGTTGCTACAGAAAAACTATTCAAAGATTTGCTACCTACAAAGTAGTACCCACTTTACTATGGTTTTGcctaaagtaattttctttcagctttcctgTTCAGTGAACTTGAGACAATCATTTTTAGAGAAGTGCAATGAAATGCATTAAACACAGGCCCTTCCTGGTTGGTGTTCTCCAGTTACAGAGGAAATAGTGCAGAACAGTAGTAGAGCTGAGCAAAACCCAAGCCCTCCAGGAATTCTCCCCTTCATTAATAATtgcaaagaagagaaatacatAGTTCCCAGATTATATCCTTTATTTAGTGATGATTTTTGCTCCTCAAAtgactgcttttaaaaatagggTATATGCTCTTTTTCCAAATATCTATGTACCTCAAGTGGCCCACATGCAGCAACCTCTAAAAACTAAAGCTGGATTCTGTTACCATTTTTATTTGAGGTTTTCATATAGGTTCCAATGCAGCAATAAAAAATTAGGTTTTCTCAATTTGTCAAGTGGCTTAGATACTTTGAAAATGGCAATCTCTGATATTAAAGCCCACAAAACAAATCTCAATTGAAAACACAtctattaaaaagaatttaaagctTTTAGAACATATCCAGCATAATAAAAACTGCCACTGCAGCTAGGTTAACCAATGTGATTTTACCTGAGGTATGGCTTCCAGTTAACACCAGCATCTTCTGCCTGGTTCTATAAAATTTGTACATGCAAAAATGTGCAGCCTTACCATAATGACAGTCAATTTGGGCAAAAACATGCATTAACCCAAATTTACAAATTTGTCAGTACAGGCTTTCCATATTAAGCCTTCATCTTTACATCATGGAGGGTTACATATGAAAAACTAAAATTGCTTCAGCAAACAGTAGAAGTAGGAAGCTTAAGATTCATGCAATAAAGATagattaatttatatttaatttccccaaatgcaatttaattttaagtacTTTGGCTATCTGTACACTCAATTTTTGTCATTACATAAAAAGCTTCATTCTActcattcattaaaaaaagacaaaacttaGTTTTAATGGATAACAGTAGCAGCAAGAACATATAATTAGATGCTGAAATAGGATGCTTAAAATGGGTTAAATTGATCCTCACATATAATATAACTGAAGTAAATAAGAGTTACACCAGAGGTGGCTTTTAGACACCAGCAGATTTAAACTAATCATTACATTTAGACAGGTTTCACCTAGAAATCTGTGGTGGCAGCATTTAGCAGCCTCCAACTGAAGCAGTGCACAGGTACCATCCATTCCAACCAAGCAGGCACTCTCAGAATCTAACTACTGCTTTTTCAGGGTACAGACAGCTTTCCATGGTGTTTCTGTCAGCACAAGGTGCAGTTTAGGGTACAGACAGCTTTCCATGGTGTTTCTGTCAGCACAAGGTGCAGTTTAGGGTACAGACAGCTTTCCATGGTGTTTCTGTCAGCACAAGGTGCAGTTTAGGGTACAGACAGCTTTCCATGGTGTTTCTGTCAGCACAAGGTGCAGTTTAGGGTACAGACAGCTTTCCATGGTGTTTCTGTCAGCACAAGGTGCAGTTTAGGGTACAGACAGCTTTCCATGGTGTTTCTGTCAGCACAAGGTGCAGTTTAGGGTACAGACAGCTTTCCATGGTGTTTCTGTCAGCACAAGGTGCAGTTTAGGGTACAGACAGCTTTCCATGGTGTTTCTGTCAGCACAAGGTGCAGTTTAGGGTACAGACAGCTTTCCATGGTGTTTCTGTCAGCACAAGGTGCAGTTTAGGGTACAGACAGCTTTCCATGGTGTTTCTGTCAGCACAAGGTGCAGTTTAGGGTACAGACAGCTTTCCATGGTGTTTCTGTCAGCACAAGGTGCAGTTTAGGGTACAGACAGCTTTCCATGGTGTTTCTGTCAGCACAAGGTGCAGTTTAGGGTACAGACAGCTTTCCATGGTGTTTCTGTCAGCACAAGGTGcagttgggggggggggggggggggggggggggggggggggggggggggggggggggggggggggggggggggggggggggggggggggggggggggggggggggggggggggggggggggggggggggggggggggggggggggggggggggggggggggggggggggggggggggggggggggggggggggggggggggggggggggggggggggggggggggggggggggggggggggggggggggggggggggggggggggggggggggggggggggggggggggggggggggggggggggggggggggggggggggggggggggggggggggggggggggggggggggggggggggggggggggggggggggggggggggggggggggggggggggggggggggggggggggggggggggggggggggggggggggggggggggggggggggggggggggggggggggggggggggggggggggggggggggggggggggggggggggggggggggggggggggggggggggggggggggggggggggggggggggggggggggggggggggggggggggggggggggggggggggggggggggggggggggggggggggggggggggggggggggggggggggggggggggggggggggggggggggggggggggggggggggggggggggggggggggggggggggggggggggggggggggggggggggggggggggggggggggggggggggggggggggggggggggggggggggggggtttaggGTACAGACAGCTTTCCATGGTGTTTCTGTCAGCACAAGGTGCAGTTTAGGGTACAGACAGCTTTCCATGGTATCTAAGTCAGCACAAGGTGCAGTTTAGGGTACAGACAGCTTTCCATGGTATCTAAGTCAGCACAAGGTGCAGTTTAGGGTACAGACAGCTTTCCATGGTATCTAAGTCAGCACAAGGTGCAGTTTAGGGTACAGACAGCTTTCCATGGTATCTAAGTCAGCACAAGGTGCAGTTTAGGGTACAGACAGCTTTCCATGGTATCTAAGTCAGCACAAGGTGCAGTTTAGGGTACAGACAGCTTTCCATGGTATCTAAGTCAGCACAAGGTGCAGTTTAGGGTACAGACAGCTTTCCATGGTATCTAAGTCAGCACAAGGTGCAGTTTAGGGTACAGACAGCTTTCCATGGTATCTCTGTCAGCACAAGGTGCAGCTTGTGGGCAGTGAAcgccacagcacagcaggaacacCTGAGGAGCCCTTTCCTTTACCTGCAGCCAGAGCAATGGCCATTGCCTGCTGGttggcagcacacagcacctggACACccagagggacacggggacagctctgtctcacagcagcagccagcactgccatggcagCTGTGACCTCGGGGCCCGGGCACACCGTGTACGGCACGTCGTGCATGTTCTCCACCATCAAACCATCCTGGGGAAAGGATTACAAAGAAACATCATTGCACTGCACAAACATGGCTAGTTTGCCATTATATACTGTGTGTTACACACAAGTGTAAAGGTTTTCCTTCAAAGGAAGGATTATCTACAGCAAGTTGTGTTGATGCACACAATCATTTATAAAAGTGCTTTCATCAACAGCATGGTATTTGCAGTGAAATCACGAGgagaaataaatgtgattttaattaTACATTCATCAATTTGGGTTCCTTTGATCCATCCTAAAATGTGAACTATAGGCAAATGAGTTAAATCTTATacctcattaaaaataatgtaaagtCAAACTTCAATTATCCAAGGGGAATACAGGATATTGAATATGTTTGGATACCAGAGGACTCTAAGATAATCAGGGCAATTTTCAATTCAATTAATGTCAGAAAATAAGTGTTACTTTGgataaataaaggaattttttgttgGACTATTATTGTGCCAAATGCATAATACAAACTATTGCTATTTCTCCCATTCTGCATGCAGAATTACTGGAAcatattcctgatttttgtctATTATACCTCTCCATCCACATGGACATACTCTTAGCAAACAATGGAGTGATGATAAGATACTCTGCTGATACAATTTGTACATTACCTGATCCCACTTACTTTTCCAATCATTGCAGAGACTATATCAAAAAGTTTGCAACAACTGCAGATAATATATAATTTTGTCAAGGATTAATAACAAGAGTAAAAGTAGAGCCTTGAAACATATTCCATGCCCAGTGTTCTGCATTAGCAGtgagaagatgaaaagaaaatcagatatTTCTCACCAGCCTAATTCTAAAAATGCAAAGAGTTTAACAGACAAACTAATTGTATACATAGCAAATAAATTCTACTCTCTCTGGAGTTTTATCACACATCTTAATCCTTTAAAATGAGAGCTTTACTTTTCACAGATATTGTAACTGAACAAGAATCAAAGGAacattttttgggaaaaaatacaattagAGATTAAACATAACAGCTTGGTTATTAATAACATAGAGAATCAGgaaggggaaacaaaaaaaaagtttcctttaaaaaatctCTTATATGTAACACTTCTCTAATCTTTGTTGTAGTGTGGAAGCTCTTCTGGCCGTAAAAGATAAGACAGTATATAAAACAGTGTCAGCATTTAATGGCAGAATTACAGGCTAAGGCACAGGCATCATAAATGAACACCCAACACAGAGGGTGGGGAAAAGTGAgagaaaaccaccaaaaacccaCACAATTTTTAGTCATTTTTTCTGGAATGAGGTTAGGGACTGTTCCAACAAACCTGAACTGACCAAATAGTCTTGGTATCTGAGGCACAGCTACTGAATCTTTTGTGGTaccaacagaaagaaaaacctgtaGCCTCTTGCTCTCTCtacacataaatatattaaGTCAGTCTAAGCAAGAATGCAAAGCTGGTCAGTAGCTGCATGTGGCAAAAGGACTAAGGTAGAACTATAATActttaacaaaacaaattaataaaaatgcaatgaaCCATTCTGGCCTTGAGGCCAAAAACCCTGGAAGCCATTGGCTCAGAAATGCTCTACTTGGCAGACTTCAGCCAAATCTGGGTATCAGGGAAACTCCAAGCTTATCATAAGGGCCAGGAACCAGGATCTGCAAAACTGAATCCCCAGGCTTCCAGGCAGTCAAGAATCAAtctcaacaggaaaaaaggcaacCGGGAATGGGAGTTTAAAATGCTGAGCTCCTAAAGAGCCACACTAGTAACCAAAAAGAGCAAGAGAATGGGCTGGCAGAATTCCACAGAAATTCCACAGTGAAACTGAGCTTTTCGCAACTTGTACTACTTTAACAGTTCTATATTTGCATAAAGCAAATTATTCCATTAGCTACattaatgaattaattcatttaataaattataaaaaccCCCAGCCATACTACTGCACATAAAAAGTGTCTTACTGAATTCTAACTCAAAATGCAGGCATATGGGAGGATTGCAACAGTTCTCTCTCCTGCTTTAAATTTACTATATTCACTTTTCAGCAACTGCCTCCTCCTATGGCCTCAAGGTCCACAGTTACAGTGAATATTTTTGGTAGAACTTTAATAATGTGTTATTCTTTTGGTACCACCCGACTGTTCTTTTGCATATTACgctttgtttaattaaaaagagaaCAACATATGTTCTGCAATACAGAAAGCTGAATTACAGATGCATTAAGTCAAAgctttctttcatattttatataaaaacataacACCACAGATTTGTGTTTACTGAATTGATATGTATACGAAACAAACTTCAGTACTATCAGACAGCTAATTAAAAtgggggggaaggaaaacagtTATGCTAAAAAAAAGTTCTTAGAACTTAAGCTTATGTTTTAGAAGCCTATGGAAACAGCTTCTGCATTATATCCTCCAAAGCAGGATTTATGTAGATAGTATGAGATAAAACTCTTGCAAGTACCTTCTGTGCTCCTTTTCCACTGAATATTAAGATAAATTAAGTGTTACTTATATGCAATAGCCTTATTATAAGTAATTTTCaaacaatatattttctttttactttgaACGACTTCTGAAGTGCTACACATGTGAAGTGCCCTTTGTATCACAGTTAGCTACTGAAAAACAGGTCATTTAAATAGCTCTCCaactaaatgaaaaatactttcctt comes from the Ficedula albicollis isolate OC2 chromosome 11, FicAlb1.5, whole genome shotgun sequence genome and includes:
- the LOC101820686 gene encoding uncharacterized protein F13E9.13, mitochondrial-like isoform X2, which gives rise to MQRPGLFGRLKAAVIGMVHVGALPGTPKSSLPLTQIIDQACQEAEAYKDAGVDGLMVENMHDVPYTVCPGPEVTAAMAVLAAAVRQSCPRVPLGVQVLCAANQQAMAIALAAGLDFIRAEGFVFSHVADEGIINACAGDLLRYRKQIGADNIQIFADIKKKHSAHALTADVSVAQTAAAAQLFLADGVVLTGTATGRPADPRQLPEVKQAVKIPVLIGSGVTLENVRNYLDADALIIGSYFKKGGYWANAVDPDRVKKFMEHISKLRE
- the LOC101820686 gene encoding uncharacterized protein F13E9.13, mitochondrial-like isoform X1, producing the protein MSQGDRAAFEQVCPLCPCLSMQSPWMSYPNLLLSVGWVCACPGVSSIVLAGTPKSSLPLTQIIDQACQEAEAYKDAGVDGLMVENMHDVPYTVCPGPEVTAAMAVLAAAVRQSCPRVPLGVQVLCAANQQAMAIALAAGLDFIRAEGFVFSHVADEGIINACAGDLLRYRKQIGADNIQIFADIKKKHSAHALTADVSVAQTAAAAQLFLADGVVLTGTATGRPADPRQLPEVKQAVKIPVLIGSGVTLENVRNYLDADALIIGSYFKKGGYWANAVDPDRVKKFMEHISKLRE